From Pseudomonas fluorescens, one genomic window encodes:
- the tsf gene encoding translation elongation factor Ts: MAEITAALVKELRERTGEGMMDCKKALTKAGGDIEKAIDDMRASGAIKAAKKAGNVAAEGAIALKEDGKSAVLLEVNSQTDFLALQDDFKAFVAASVEKAFADKLTDVAPLIEAQEADRLVLVGKVGENVNIRRLVRVEGDVVGGYLHGNKIGVAVVLKGGTVELAKDIAMHVAASNPEFLLPSEVSAEAIEREKAVFLSLNADKIAGKPENIVENMIKGRISKFLAEASLVEQAFVKNPEVKVGELAKKAGAEIVSFTYFKVGEGIEKPVDNFAEEVAAQLAAAKQ, translated from the coding sequence ATGGCAGAGATTACTGCAGCGTTGGTTAAAGAACTGCGCGAGCGTACTGGCGAAGGCATGATGGACTGCAAAAAAGCCTTGACCAAGGCTGGCGGCGACATCGAAAAAGCCATTGATGATATGCGCGCTTCGGGCGCCATCAAGGCTGCCAAAAAAGCCGGTAACGTTGCTGCTGAAGGCGCTATCGCACTGAAGGAAGACGGTAAATCCGCAGTCCTGCTGGAAGTGAACTCGCAGACCGACTTCCTGGCTCTGCAGGACGACTTCAAGGCATTCGTTGCTGCCAGCGTTGAAAAAGCGTTTGCTGACAAGCTGACTGACGTCGCTCCGCTGATCGAAGCTCAAGAAGCAGATCGTCTGGTCCTGGTCGGCAAGGTTGGCGAAAACGTCAACATCCGTCGCCTGGTTCGCGTTGAAGGTGATGTGGTTGGTGGTTACCTGCACGGCAACAAGATCGGTGTAGCTGTTGTCCTGAAAGGCGGCACTGTTGAGCTGGCTAAAGACATCGCCATGCACGTAGCGGCCAGCAACCCTGAGTTCCTGCTGCCATCGGAAGTGTCTGCCGAAGCCATCGAGCGCGAAAAAGCCGTGTTCCTGAGCCTGAACGCCGACAAGATCGCCGGCAAGCCAGAAAACATCGTTGAAAACATGATCAAGGGTCGTATCAGCAAGTTCCTGGCTGAAGCGAGCCTGGTTGAGCAAGCGTTCGTCAAGAACCCTGAAGTCAAGGTTGGCGAGCTGGCCAAGAAGGCCGGCGCTGAAATCGTTTCCTTCACTTACTTCAAAGTAGGCGAAGGCATCGAGAAGCCAGTGGACAACTTCGCTGAAGAAGTTGCTGCACAACTGGCTGCTGCCAAGCAGTAA
- the pyrH gene encoding UMP kinase — translation MAQQGSGYQARYKRILLKLSGEALMGSEEFGIDPKVLDRMALEVGQLVGIGVQVGLVIGGGNLFRGAALSAAGMDRVTGDHMGMLATVMNALAMRDALERANISAIVMSAISMVGVTDHYDRRKAMRHLNSKEVVIFAAGTGNPFFTTDSAACLRAIEIDADVVLKATKVDGVYTADPFKDPHAEKFDHLTYDEVLDRKLGVMDLTAICLCRDHKMPLRVFNMNKPGALLNIVHGGAEGTLIEEGEQ, via the coding sequence ATGGCTCAGCAGGGCAGTGGTTATCAGGCTCGCTATAAACGCATTCTACTCAAGCTTAGCGGCGAGGCCCTCATGGGGTCCGAAGAGTTCGGGATCGACCCCAAGGTCCTCGATCGCATGGCGCTGGAAGTCGGTCAACTCGTTGGTATCGGCGTCCAGGTGGGCCTGGTGATCGGTGGCGGCAACCTGTTCCGCGGTGCGGCACTGAGTGCAGCCGGCATGGATCGGGTAACAGGCGACCACATGGGCATGCTGGCCACTGTGATGAACGCCCTGGCCATGCGCGATGCGCTGGAGCGCGCCAATATCTCGGCCATCGTGATGTCGGCTATTTCCATGGTGGGCGTGACCGATCACTATGATCGCCGCAAAGCCATGCGTCACCTGAACTCCAAGGAAGTGGTGATCTTCGCTGCCGGTACCGGGAACCCGTTCTTCACCACCGATTCGGCCGCCTGCTTGCGCGCGATCGAGATCGACGCTGATGTTGTGTTGAAGGCAACCAAGGTCGACGGTGTGTACACTGCAGATCCATTCAAAGACCCGCATGCCGAGAAGTTCGATCATCTGACCTACGATGAAGTACTGGATCGCAAGCTGGGCGTCATGGACCTGACCGCAATCTGCCTGTGCCGCGACCACAAGATGCCGCTGCGCGTATTTAACATGAACAAGCCCGGCGCCCTGCTGAATATCGTACACGGCGGCGCTGAAGGGACTCTGATCGAGGAAGGCGAACAATGA
- the frr gene encoding ribosome recycling factor, which yields MINEIKKDAQERMQKSLDSLNHAFGQIRTGKAHPSILGSVMVPYYGADTSITQVANITVKDSRTLQVVAFERNMLAAVDKAIQSAGLNLNPTNLGELLLISMPALTEETRKGFTKQARSAAEDARVAVRNIRRDALGDLKKLVKDKEISEDEERRAVADIDKLTKDAEAQITKATEEKEKDLMAV from the coding sequence ATGATCAATGAAATCAAGAAAGACGCTCAAGAGCGCATGCAGAAATCCCTGGACTCTCTGAACCACGCATTTGGTCAGATTCGTACCGGTAAGGCTCACCCAAGCATTCTGGGTAGCGTGATGGTGCCGTACTACGGTGCGGACACTTCGATCACTCAAGTCGCCAACATTACTGTAAAAGACTCCCGGACCCTGCAAGTCGTGGCCTTCGAGCGCAACATGCTCGCTGCCGTCGACAAAGCGATCCAAAGTGCTGGCCTGAACCTCAATCCGACCAACTTGGGCGAGTTGCTGTTGATTTCCATGCCTGCCCTGACCGAAGAGACCCGTAAGGGCTTCACCAAGCAGGCGCGCAGCGCAGCCGAAGATGCTCGTGTCGCCGTGCGCAACATTCGTCGTGATGCATTGGGTGACTTGAAGAAACTGGTCAAGGACAAGGAAATCAGCGAAGACGAAGAGCGCCGTGCCGTCGCTGATATCGACAAGCTGACCAAAGACGCCGAGGCTCAGATCACCAAGGCCACGGAAGAGAAAGAAAAAGACCTGATGGCCGTATAA
- the uppS gene encoding polyprenyl diphosphate synthase → MEKTKQPALSSVPRHVAIIMDGNNRWAKKRFLPGVAGHKAGVDAVRAVIEVCAESGVEVLTLFAFSSENWQRPADEVSALMELFFKALRREAKRLNENNITLRIIGDRSRFHPELQAAMREAEAMTAGTNRFVLQIAANYGGQWDIAQAAQRLAREVQAGHLRPDDITPGLLQTCLSTGDLPLPDLCIRTGGEHRISNFLLWQLAYSELYFSDLFWPDFKHEAMRTALADFASRQRRFGKTSEQVEAGARV, encoded by the coding sequence ATGGAAAAGACCAAGCAGCCTGCGCTGTCCTCGGTGCCGCGACATGTCGCGATCATCATGGACGGCAATAATCGCTGGGCAAAAAAACGTTTCCTGCCCGGCGTTGCCGGGCACAAGGCAGGTGTCGATGCGGTGCGTGCCGTCATCGAGGTCTGTGCCGAGTCAGGGGTCGAAGTACTGACTCTGTTCGCCTTTTCCAGTGAGAACTGGCAGCGTCCGGCCGATGAGGTCAGCGCCTTGATGGAGCTGTTCTTCAAGGCGTTGCGTCGCGAGGCCAAGCGCCTCAATGAAAACAACATCACCCTGCGCATCATCGGTGATCGTTCGCGTTTTCATCCCGAACTTCAGGCGGCCATGCGTGAAGCTGAGGCGATGACTGCGGGCACCAATCGTTTTGTCCTGCAAATTGCCGCCAATTACGGTGGTCAGTGGGATATTGCCCAGGCTGCACAACGCCTGGCGCGTGAGGTTCAGGCTGGCCATTTGAGGCCGGACGACATCACTCCCGGGCTGTTGCAAACCTGTCTGTCCACCGGTGATCTGCCGTTGCCGGACCTGTGTATCCGCACCGGTGGTGAGCACCGCATCAGCAACTTCCTGTTGTGGCAGTTGGCGTACTCCGAGTTGTATTTCTCCGACCTGTTCTGGCCGGACTTCAAACACGAAGCCATGCGCACCGCGCTGGCCGATTTCGCTTCTCGCCAGCGTCGCTTTGGTAAAACGAGCGAACAGGTTGAAGCTGGAGCCCGGGTTTAA
- a CDS encoding phosphatidate cytidylyltransferase, translating to MLKQRIITALILLPIALCGFFLLEGSGFALFIGLVVTLGAWEWARLAGFEAQSMRVGYAVVVAAMLFVMHLEQGLAPWVLGAAVLWWGVATFLVLTYPRTSEHWSSAACKLVIGLLILLPAWQGLVMIKQYPLGNWLIMAVMVLVWGADIGAYFSGRAFGKRKLAPMVSPGKSWEGVYGGLALSLVITLIVGLVRDWSLADALKGLIGAAIIVFISVVGDLTESMFKRQAGIKDSSNLLPGHGGVLDRIDSLTAAIPVFAVLLWMAAP from the coding sequence ATGCTTAAACAACGAATCATCACAGCACTCATCCTGTTGCCTATCGCCCTGTGCGGTTTCTTCCTGCTGGAAGGTTCCGGTTTTGCCCTGTTCATAGGGTTGGTCGTAACCCTTGGTGCCTGGGAATGGGCGCGCCTGGCGGGTTTCGAAGCCCAGTCCATGCGTGTTGGCTATGCAGTGGTGGTGGCAGCCATGCTGTTTGTCATGCATTTGGAGCAGGGCCTGGCACCGTGGGTGTTGGGGGCAGCCGTACTGTGGTGGGGTGTCGCTACCTTCCTGGTGCTGACCTATCCCCGTACCAGTGAGCATTGGTCCAGCGCGGCCTGCAAGCTGGTCATTGGCTTGTTGATCCTGCTGCCGGCCTGGCAGGGGCTGGTGATGATCAAGCAGTACCCGCTGGGTAATTGGTTGATCATGGCGGTCATGGTACTGGTATGGGGTGCCGATATTGGCGCCTACTTCTCCGGTCGAGCCTTCGGCAAGCGCAAGCTGGCGCCAATGGTCAGTCCTGGCAAGAGCTGGGAGGGGGTGTACGGTGGTCTGGCGTTGAGTCTGGTCATCACCCTCATTGTTGGTCTGGTGCGGGACTGGTCCCTGGCTGATGCGCTCAAGGGTTTGATCGGCGCGGCCATCATTGTGTTTATCTCGGTGGTGGGTGATTTGACCGAAAGCATGTTCAAGCGTCAGGCGGGCATCAAAGACAGTAGTAATCTGCTGCCCGGTCACGGTGGCGTTCTCGATCGCATCGACAGCCTGACTGCCGCGATTCCGGTGTTTGCCGTATTGCTGTGGATGGCGGCGCCGTGA
- the ispC gene encoding 1-deoxy-D-xylulose-5-phosphate reductoisomerase, whose amino-acid sequence MSRPQQITVLGATGSIGLSTLDVIARHPERYQVFALSGYSRLSELLALCIRHVPRFAVVPEAVAGRRLQDDLRAAGLPTRVLIGEEGLCQVASDAEVDAVMAAIVGAAGLRPTLAAVEAGKKILLANKEALVMSGALFMQAVHKSGSVLLPIDSEHNAIFQCMPTDFSRGLSSVGVRRILLTASGGPFRQTPLVELEHVTPDQACAHPNWSMGRKISVDSASMMNKGLELIEACWLFDAKPSQVEVVIHPQSVIHSLVDYVDGSVLAQLGNPDMRTPIANALAWPQRIDSGVPPLDLFAVARLDFQAPDEERFPCLRLARQAAEAGNSAPAMLNAANEVAVAAFLDGRVRYLEIASIIEEVLNLEPVVAVDDLDAVFTADGKARELAEHWLRRHGR is encoded by the coding sequence GTGAGCCGTCCTCAACAGATCACCGTATTGGGTGCTACCGGTTCCATCGGTCTGAGCACCCTGGACGTCATCGCTCGACATCCCGAACGCTATCAAGTCTTTGCCCTGAGCGGCTATTCGCGCCTGAGCGAGTTGCTGGCCCTGTGTATTCGCCATGTGCCGCGTTTCGCGGTGGTGCCCGAGGCGGTGGCCGGTCGTCGCCTGCAGGATGATTTGCGTGCGGCGGGTTTGCCTACGCGTGTGCTGATAGGTGAGGAGGGGCTGTGCCAGGTTGCCTCCGACGCTGAAGTCGACGCGGTGATGGCGGCGATTGTCGGGGCGGCGGGTTTGCGTCCGACCCTGGCCGCGGTCGAGGCTGGCAAGAAGATTCTGCTGGCCAATAAAGAGGCGCTGGTGATGTCCGGCGCCCTGTTCATGCAGGCAGTGCACAAAAGTGGCTCGGTGTTATTGCCGATCGACAGTGAGCACAATGCGATTTTTCAATGCATGCCGACGGATTTTTCTCGTGGGCTGAGTAGTGTGGGGGTGCGGCGGATTCTGCTGACGGCCTCTGGCGGTCCCTTCCGACAAACTCCCCTGGTTGAGCTCGAGCATGTCACTCCGGACCAGGCGTGCGCCCATCCCAACTGGTCGATGGGGCGCAAGATTTCGGTCGACTCCGCGAGCATGATGAACAAGGGGCTTGAACTGATTGAAGCCTGCTGGCTGTTCGATGCCAAGCCGTCTCAGGTCGAAGTGGTGATCCATCCACAGAGCGTGATTCACTCGCTGGTCGATTACGTCGATGGCTCGGTGTTGGCCCAGTTGGGTAATCCTGACATGCGCACACCGATTGCCAATGCCCTGGCGTGGCCGCAGCGGATTGATTCCGGGGTGCCGCCACTGGATCTGTTTGCCGTGGCCCGCCTGGATTTCCAGGCGCCTGATGAGGAGCGCTTCCCTTGTTTGCGCCTGGCACGTCAGGCGGCGGAGGCTGGCAACAGCGCGCCGGCAATGTTGAATGCGGCAAATGAAGTCGCGGTTGCGGCGTTTCTCGATGGGCGTGTCCGTTACCTGGAGATCGCGAGTATCATCGAGGAGGTGTTGAATCTTGAGCCAGTGGTAGCGGTCGACGATCTGGATGCCGTTTTCACGGCGGACGGCAAGGCGCGTGAGCTGGCCGAGCATTGGTTGCGTCGTCACGGGCGATAA
- the rseP gene encoding sigma E protease regulator RseP, translating to MSALYMIVGTLVALGVLVTFHEFGHFWVARRCGVKVLRFSVGFGMPLLRWHDRRGTEFVIAAIPLGGYVKMLDEREGEVPADQLDQSFNRKTVRQRIAIVAAGPIANFMLALVFFWVLAMLGSEQVRPVIGAVEVGSIAAKAGLNPGQEIVAVDGERTSGWAAVNLQLVRRLGESGSVQVLVRDEGSSADSPKELILDNWLKGADEPDPIRSLGIRPWRPALPPVLAELDPKGPAQAAGLQTGDRLLALDGQALTDWQQVVDWVRVRPETKVLLHVERDGAQIDVPVTLAARGDGKAATGYLGAGVKAVDWPPTMIREVSYGPLAAIGEGARRTWTMSVLTLDSLKKMLFGELSVKNLSGPITIAKVAGASAQSGVADFLNFLAYLSISLGVLNLLPIPVLDGGHLLFYLIEWARGRPLSDRVQGWGIQIGISLVVGVMLLALVNDLGRL from the coding sequence ATGAGCGCGCTCTATATGATTGTCGGCACCCTGGTGGCTCTGGGCGTGCTGGTCACATTCCATGAATTCGGCCATTTTTGGGTTGCGCGTCGCTGTGGCGTCAAGGTTCTGCGTTTTTCCGTCGGCTTCGGTATGCCCCTGCTGCGCTGGCATGACCGTCGGGGCACGGAATTCGTGATCGCGGCCATCCCGTTGGGTGGCTACGTGAAAATGCTCGATGAGCGTGAAGGCGAAGTTCCCGCAGATCAGCTCGATCAATCGTTCAATCGCAAGACCGTTCGTCAGCGCATTGCCATTGTTGCTGCTGGCCCGATCGCCAACTTCATGCTCGCGCTGGTGTTTTTCTGGGTCTTGGCAATGCTCGGTAGCGAGCAGGTGCGTCCGGTGATCGGTGCGGTCGAGGTCGGCAGTATCGCCGCCAAGGCGGGCTTGAATCCGGGGCAGGAAATCGTCGCCGTCGATGGCGAGCGCACGTCCGGCTGGGCGGCGGTCAATCTGCAACTGGTGCGCCGCCTCGGTGAAAGCGGATCGGTGCAGGTGCTGGTCCGCGACGAGGGCTCGAGTGCCGACTCGCCCAAGGAACTGATTCTGGATAATTGGCTCAAAGGTGCCGATGAACCCGATCCGATTCGCTCGCTGGGGATTCGTCCATGGCGCCCGGCCCTGCCGCCAGTATTGGCCGAGCTTGATCCAAAAGGCCCGGCGCAGGCGGCTGGTCTGCAAACAGGCGATCGTCTGCTGGCGCTGGATGGCCAGGCGCTGACCGATTGGCAGCAGGTGGTGGATTGGGTTCGGGTGCGTCCTGAAACCAAGGTTCTGCTGCACGTCGAACGTGATGGTGCACAAATTGATGTGCCGGTTACCCTGGCGGCGCGCGGCGACGGCAAGGCAGCCACCGGATACCTGGGTGCAGGGGTCAAGGCTGTCGATTGGCCACCAACGATGATTCGTGAGGTCAGTTATGGCCCGCTGGCAGCCATTGGTGAAGGTGCTCGCCGCACCTGGACCATGAGCGTGCTGACCCTCGACTCGCTGAAGAAAATGTTGTTCGGCGAGCTCTCGGTAAAAAACTTGAGCGGACCGATAACCATTGCTAAAGTGGCGGGCGCTTCTGCCCAGTCGGGCGTCGCTGATTTCCTGAATTTCCTTGCTTATCTGAGTATTAGCCTGGGGGTTCTGAATTTGTTGCCCATTCCTGTACTGGATGGGGGGCATCTGTTGTTTTATCTGATCGAGTGGGCGCGTGGTCGTCCCTTGTCGGATCGGGTGCAAGGTTGGGGGATACAGATCGGTATCAGTTTGGTGGTCGGAGTGATGCTTCTTGCTCTGGTCAATGATCTGGGTCGACTGTAA